DNA sequence from the Prolixibacter sp. SD074 genome:
TGCCCAAAATAGAAAACTTACCGTATTTGGCTTTCATTTTGGCCAGAACCGGCGCCCAGCCATCGGTTTCTTCGGCAAAGTTGTTGACCAAATCGCCTGTAAAGAAAATCAGATCGGGCCCCTGCTCATTGATCATTTCCACCGCCCTGGCAATTTGCTCATATTTCTGGCGGAAACTTCCCAGGTGCATATCCGATATCTGGACAATCTTCAATCCCCGAAACGGTTCCGGAAGATTTTTAAAACCAATTCTTTCATGTATAATCCGGTAGTTGAATTTTCCTTTTGTTACTCCGTAAAGAACGGACGCCACCGGAATGGCGGCTACAAAAAAACTCATTTGGTATAATAAAATCGATCCCTGCATTCCCTCTCCTCATTTCATTACATTGCGGTACGCACTTTGTCTCTCTTCCTGAACACCATACGACGCAAAATCTGCCAGCGAAAGTAAATGTTTCCGGCAAGTAAACGTGTTAAATTCCATTAAAATCTTAAAAACTTTCGGCCAGGCGTTTGAGGAGGGTGTCAGGTAGATATAAAAAATTGCCTGAGCCGGATTCAATTTTAAAGAGTTTAAATCGATGGTCAACTGGTTGAGATGAAAAGTGAGTGAAGTAGCTGAAGTTTCAATGCCTTCTGCCTACAAGTTAATTACAGGACTGGAAGGCTTAGGGGTGCTAAGAGAGATTACAGGAGGACAGCGAGGGAGGATGTATGTATTTGATAATTACTTGAGGTTGTTCAGATAAGAGGAGTTGGATTTCATTTAATTCCAGTCGTATTATTGAACAAGATGCCACCTTGGTTAGTTTTACTTAGTTGCAGGCTAAAAGGATAGAAATATCCTGCTGGGCCGGATAACCAGGCAGCTAACCCGCCGGTACGAATGAAAAAGATGATTGAATGACAAACGTTAAAAAACAAAGTGTTATGAGGAAGAAAATTTTCGTATGGAATGGTATGCTTGCAGCCATTTTACTGATTGTGACGCAGGCTTGTGCCCCTAAATCGGGGCAACAGAACAATGCAGGCATGGAAAAGATGGCAACACCCGAAGTGACTAAAGCAGTGTGTGTTCTTAAACCGACCGAAGGTAATGATGTGACCGGGACCGTTACCTTCACGAAAGTGGATGGCGGTATCGAGGTAGTAGCGGATGTGAAAGGCCTGACGCCTGGCAAACACGGTTTCCATGTGCATGAATATGGTGATATTTCAAGCCCGGACGGAAAATCGGCCGGAGGACACTTTAATCCGGAAAATGTAAACCACGGTGGCCCGGATGCCGCTGTTCGTCACGTTGGCGACCTGGGAAATATTGAAGTGGGCGCCGACAGTACCGGTCATTACCAGCGGGTGGACAAGATGGTGAAACTGAACGGGCCGCACTCGGTTATCGGCCGTGCCATCATTGTTCACTCCGGTGAAGATGATTTGACTTCCCAGCCAACAGGAGCAGCGGGCCCACGCGTTGCCGAAGGGGTGATTGGCATTGCCAGGCCTTAATGGAGTTATGTTGGTTTATTAGATAAAAAAAGGGACTTCGCCTGATGGGTGGAGTCCCTTTTTTGTTGTAATGAAAAGTTGTCTATCGGGTGTTTTGTAGGGGCACTACATACCCCCATAGGACTCTCACCACCAAGTTATTTACCATGCACGGCACACCAAAAAAAAAGCCGCCCCTAACGGAACGGCTTTTTGCCAGCATAACTATTTTATTCGCCCAAAATTTCTTTCAGCTTATCGTTCAAAGCCTGACCGCGAAGATTTTTGGCGATAACCTTACCATCTTTATCCAATAACAAAGAGTGCGGAATACTCGTTACACCATATTCTTTGGCTACTTTGTTGTTCCAAAATTGCAGGTCGGAAACATGATGCCATGCCAAATGATCGTCCTTAATGGCTTTCACCCATGCGTCGTGGTCGCGATCGAGTGATACGCCCAAAACCGTAAAGCCTTTATCCTTGTACTTGTTGTACACTCTCACCACGTTGGGATTTTCCTGACGACACGGCCCACACCATGATGCCCAGAAATCGAGCAGAACATATTTTCCGCGAAGCGATGACAACGTGAATGGTTGTCCGTCCGGATCGTTCATGGTAAAATCGGGGGCCACGGCGCCTATTCCGGTTCCCCGTCGCTGATCGGCCAGTTTCTGCAATTCTTTTATATAGATCGACTCCTTGATGGAAGGATCGAAGTAAGCAATCAACGTATCCAAATCCTGAGAACTGGCCTGTTGACCAAACTGCCACAAGGCGACGAACGGTGCAACCGTGCTTTTGTTGTGTTCCCGGATGAAATTCCTGGCGTATACTTTCTGGTTGTCAACCATCGCCTCGATGTCGATTTGCGCTTTTTTCACGCCATCTTCATCTCCGCTCATGCGGGCTTTCGCATATCGCTGTTGAATATTTTTAGCCTCACTGGAAAGACGTTTCATTTCATCAGTAAACTGAGAAAAAACGTCATTTGATTTTGGACCGGTAACGACCGTTTTATCGAGACTATCGGCGTAAGCCCTGACATTGATTTTTCCGTTTTCAGCGAAGAACTGAGAAACCAGTTTCTTCTGACCTAAGCGAATTACGCGTAATTCGGGTAAATCAGTTTTTCCTTTCAATACAAAATTACCATCATCCAATTTTGTGGTATCTTCCACGTCCCATTTGGTCCCGTCATATTTTAACAAAGCCACTTCACCAGAATCCTGGCCCTGGATATTTCCTTTAATAACAAATCCATCGGGTGATGATGAACACGCTGCCAAACCAAATAAGGCAAGCAGTAAAAAGAGGAATTTTTTCATTCGATTAATTTTTTCCATTGTGCTTGTATTAACTTCCTATCAGCTATTTTTCTTATTCTAACAAAACGATACTTTGACATATTCCAATGTGATAAGCAAAGTTATCAAAAGATCTGAATCAGGAAAACGGTTCTGAAATTCCCGTATTACATAACTTACACATCAAGAGCCCCCTTCCTTCTATGTGATGTACTATTGCGTCCAAGCCATGTTATCCCGGCTTTTTGTCTTTACTTTCAAAGGTTTTGAAGTAGATATCGAGCAGACGGCGGGCAGCTACAAACGAACTGATTTCGTCGTTCAGTACAGCTTTTTCCATCCCATTTAACCGCTCTTTTATTTTCGGATTATTGTAAAAGTCATTCCGGAGCGTTTCATTTACCGATTCGTACATCCAGTATTTTGCCTGTTCCCTGCGCCGGTAATTGAAGAATCCGTTCTTCCGGGTCCGATCGGCGTAATCATTCACGGTATCCCAAATTTCGGTAATGCCAGCGCCTACCAGCGATGAACAGGTCAGCACCTTCGGAATCCATCCCGACCCGGTAGGCGGGTAAAGATGCAATGCATTGCGAAACTGTGAAGCCGCCATGTTGGCTTTCTCCACATTGGTACCATCAGCCTTGTTAATCGCGATAGCATCGGACATTTCGATAATTCCTCGTTTGATGCCCTGCAGCTCATCGCCAGCTCCGGCAATCTGAATCAACAGGAAAAAGTCGACCATTGAGTGTACCGCTGTCTCGGATTGTCCCACCCCCACTGTTTCAATGAAAATGGTATCAAAACCAGCCGCTTCGCAAAGAACGATAGTCTCACGCGTTTTGCGGGCTACGCCTCCCAGTGAACCCGCCGCAGGACTGGGCCGGATGTAGGCATTGGGATCGCCCGACAGACTTTCCATGCGGGTTTTATCGCCGAGAATCGAACCTTTCGAACGCTCTGAACTCGGGTCGATAGCCAGGACAGCCAGTTTACCGCCATTTCCGGTGATTTGCTTACCAAGAGCCTCGATAAACGTGCTCTTTCCTGCTCCGGGCACGCCGGTAATTCCCAAACGAATAGATTTTCCGGCAAACGGCAAACATTTAATAATAATGTCCTGCGCCAGTTGCTGATGTTCGGGATTACTGCTTTCTATCAGGGTCACTGCCTGACTAAGCAGCGTAATATTCCCGTCAAGAATTCCTTTGACATACTCATCCGCCTGGAGCAGTTTGCGCTTACGCCTGGTCAAAAATCGTTTAACCGAATCTTCATTCACCGAATCAGGTTGCTCAATGCCTTTATTTACATTCAATCCACGGTAATTTGGGCCATTCTCAGGGTGGTCGTTATGATGATTATCCATGCTCATTTGTTCTTCACGTTTATGCGAAATTACAATTTTTACCCCGTTTACACGGAAAAATCAGGAGTATTCGGGCGTAAAAAAACCTCCATAAAAATAGAGGTTTTCAAGGTTTATATTTTCAAACCAAGTTATGATTTCACATTTCCGGTAATTCTCAAAATGGTGGTTGGCTGATCCGGATCATTAGTAATTACCGTGATCGATTTATTCTGACGGCCACGTTTTCCATGAGAATTAAAGACCACTTTCAAGTCGGTACTTTGGCCTGGTTTGATAACGGTTGTGGCCGGCGTAACAGCCGTACAACCACAAGATGCCCGGATACGGCGAATAACCAGGTCGCTTTTACCGGTATTCTTAATCTGGAAAACGTGATTTACTTTTTGGCCTTCGGCGATTTCACCAAAATTAAATACGCGTTCGTTAAAACCTACCTTAGGCGAATTGGCTAATTGCTGCGGAGTAAGTTTCGAGAAATCCTCGACAATCGTAGCACTGACACCGATGGAGTAATTATAATTCGATTCACCATTTTCGGTCAGATATACCCGGTCAATCACAAATCCATATTCTTTTCTTTTCGATGCATCGTAAGTCACCACAAAATGACCTTTCTTACCCGGCTGCACTGTTTTTGGAACAATGTCCACTTTCAGATAAGATGGTGCCTGCCTGACCCCAATCGTAACCGGCTTGTCTCCCAGGTTGACAAACGCAAGACTGTCAGTTCTTACCTCGTCATCTTTAATTTTAACAAAAGCCAGATGATTGGTGCGCATCCTGATAAGGCCTACCTCACGCGGATAAATCTCTTCCGGGGTTTTAACACGGGGAACCACCTTACCGCGGATTTTCAATACCACCATCGGATTCGTTGCATTTGAGGAGATACTAATGGTTTTAGTGAAATTTCCCGGACGGTTTTTCGGATTATACGTTACCCTGATATGTCCTTCGTCAGCTGGTGCAACAGGCTTCCGGGTCCATTCGGGGGTTGTACAACCACACGACGAGCGCACATAAGAAACAATCAAAGGCGCATTACCCGTATTCTTAAATTTGAAATCGTACGATACATTACCCTGTTCTTCGTTGAACGTACCAAAGTTATGTTCCAGGTCATCGAATTTTATGGTGGCCCGGTTTTGGGCTACCGCAAGATTCAATCCTGCCGCAAACAGAAATAATATTAAAACAGAAACAGTTCTCTTCATAATACAACATTTTATCCGAACAAATCTACTAAAATTATCATTCGCTTATTCAGGCCAACTTCAGATAATCGGCAGCAAAACCGCCAGTTTTAACATTCTTTAATTCTATTTATGAAGTTGGTACCCCCGGCACTTTACGTTATAATAACGTTGAACTTTGGGAAATTCGTATCTTCGACAAAAACTATGGTTTATGGAACTCTCGCAAGTTTTGTTACTGGTTCTGGTTGGATTAGCTGCCGGGATTGTTAGTGGAGCATTAGGTGTAGGCGGTGGTATTGTCCTGATTCCGGCATTGGTATATCTTTTTGGAATGGACCAACACACCGCACAAGGAACCAGTCTGGCTATTCTTCTACCGCCAACCGGAATACTGGCCGCCATGGCTTACCAAAAACAGGGATTTATTAACTGGAAATATGCCATTATTATTACCCTGATTTTTGTTTTGGGTGCCTGGATCGGAGCACAGTTTTCCATTTCGGTTCCCGAGAAACTGATGAAACGAACCTTTGCCTTGTTCCTGTTGGTTGTCGGAGCTAAAATGTTTTTTGGAAAATGATGGAATTGAAAAAAGAGATACAACAACTTGCACAACAATATTTCGACGACACCGTAGCGATTCGTCGTCACCTGCACCAATATCCCGAATTGTCATTTGAGGAGTTCGAGACTTCCGATTTCATCCAAAAGCAATTGGACGAAATCGGCGTATCCTACCGGGCCGGCATTGTAAAAACGGGTATTATTGCCCGGCTCGACGGGAAATTACCCGGAGGACGGACCATCGCATTGCGTGCCGACATGGATGCACTCCCAATTGTCGAAAATTCAGACCAAAGCTATTGCTCCCTCAACCGGGGAGTAATGCACGCCTGTGGTCACGATGCCCACACTGCCTCATTATTGGGGGTTATTCGAATTCTAAAAAAACTGGAACACAAACTTCAGGGTACCTTCCTGTTTATCTTCCAGCCGGGCGAAGAGCAATTCCCGGGAGGAGGAAAACTCCTCCTGGAATCGGGCGCGTTGAACGATCCGAAACCGGAACTGATTTTGGCACAACATGTACTCCCGGAAATGGAAGCCGGCCATGTTGGGTTCCGTCCCGGAATGTACATGGCTTCGGGTGACGAAATCTTTTTCACCGTTAAGGGGAAAGGCGGACACGGGGCTCTGCCGCACAAACTGACGGATACTGTATTGACAACAGCACACATTATTACCGCACTGCAACAGGTTGTCAGCCGCAATGCGCCAGCCGATGTTCCTTCGGTTCTTTCTTTCGGAAGGGTCATCGCTGAAGGGGCGACCAACATCATCCCCGATGAAGTAAATGTATCCGGAACTTTCCGTACCATGGACGAAACCTGGCGTGCTGAAGCGAAAGAACGAATTAAAAAAATTAGTGAGTCGATTGCGGAAGGCATGGGTGCCACCTGTGAATTTCAAATTAATCACGGATACCCGATGCTGATGAACGACCGTGAGGTCACCCAAATGGCCCGTGAGTTTGCCGTTGAGTATTTGGGTAAGGAAAAAGTGGAAGACATGGGACTGCGGATGACCTGCGAAGATTTTGCCTATTATTCGCAACAATTTCCGGTAGCCTTTTTCCGCTTTGGCGTGAAAACCCCGGGAAGCGCCGAAACAGCACCGCTTCACTCCCCTACTTTCGATATCGACGAAAAAGCGCTGGAAACTTCCGTTGGACACATGGCTTACCTGGCTGCCCGCTTTGCTTTGGAAGAAAAAGCATAGCCGGAATTGGCTAACTCTGGCAAAGCCATCAAATCAACTGTGGCTGCCCCGTCGAATAAAGGAGGAAGTTTGGCAATGGTTGCGTCAGGGTTTCCCGGGACCGGAGCAAACCGAACGGTGGCAATCTTCATTTCCATGAATGCATAAATTACTCGTCGCCAAACGAAACACCCAGGTTCCGTGCTTTGGTAATTAAAGCATCCCCCGGATCGACCAGGCGCAATTTTCCGCCAACTTCATCCAACGGCGCAGCTGTTAATTCGTTTCGACGCATGGCTACCATGTTGTTATAAGCTCCTTCAGCAATCAATTCAGTAGCAAAAGCTCCGTACTGAGTTGCCAAAATCCGATCCATTGGCGATGGCGTCCCTCCCCGTTGAATGTATCCCAAACGGGTTTCGCGGGCTTCGATACCGGTGTAAGTTTGAATATTTTCAACGACATAACGTGCAGCCGAAATCTTTTTGGGCTTGTCAATTCCTTCCGCCACCACAACAATCGAGTAAGGTTTTCCTTTGGCAAAACGTTCTTCGATGGTTTTACATACTTTACCGATATGGTATTCGATTTCGGGAATCAGGATGATATCGCCACCACCGGCCATTCCGGCATATAATGCAATCCATCCGGCATGGTGCCCCATCACTTCGATAACCATGGCACGCTGATGGGAGTTGGCTGTTGAGTGCAAACGATCGATTGCTTCCGTGGCAATTCCCACCGCTGAATCGAACCCGAAAGTAATATCCGTGCCGAAAACATCGTTATCAATTGTTTTGGGAATACCAACGACGTTCAATCCTTCCTTCGCCATCATACTGGCTGTCTTCATGGTTCCATTGCCACCAATGCAAACCACACAATCCAGTCCCAATTCTTCATAGGTTTGTCGGATTAAGTCGGGTTTATCGTTAAACTCCTCCCCTTTTTCCAGCTTGTACGGCTTTTCACGGGAGGTTCCTAAAATTGTCCCGCCAAGGGTAATGATCCCGGATACCTTCGGTTCGTCAAGCTTGAAGTATTCCCTATTGATTAATCCACTGTAACCGGCTGTGAATCCATAAACGTCCATACCATATGTCATAATGGCTGTTTTAGCGACACCGCGAATAGCAGCATTCAGACCGGGGCAATCGCCACCGGCTGTAAGAATTCCAATTTTTTTCCCTTTTTTACTCATGCTGGCCGGAGTTTAATCCCTATGATAGTAATTAAGAAATGTTCTGAATTGCAGTTTTAAGAACGATTTTGCCTGACAAATTAATAGAATTACAACGGGTATCGAAAATTTATCCATTCAATTTTTCTTATTTTTGTCAATGACTGCAAGTCCGGGCTTGTTAATCAACGACCAAACCAAACCTGATTCTATGCACTGCGAAACTCTCATCACGCACAATTGACAATTTGATTTACTTCAGGAAAGT
Encoded proteins:
- a CDS encoding M20 family metallopeptidase, coding for MMELKKEIQQLAQQYFDDTVAIRRHLHQYPELSFEEFETSDFIQKQLDEIGVSYRAGIVKTGIIARLDGKLPGGRTIALRADMDALPIVENSDQSYCSLNRGVMHACGHDAHTASLLGVIRILKKLEHKLQGTFLFIFQPGEEQFPGGGKLLLESGALNDPKPELILAQHVLPEMEAGHVGFRPGMYMASGDEIFFTVKGKGGHGALPHKLTDTVLTTAHIITALQQVVSRNAPADVPSVLSFGRVIAEGATNIIPDEVNVSGTFRTMDETWRAEAKERIKKISESIAEGMGATCEFQINHGYPMLMNDREVTQMAREFAVEYLGKEKVEDMGLRMTCEDFAYYSQQFPVAFFRFGVKTPGSAETAPLHSPTFDIDEKALETSVGHMAYLAARFALEEKA
- a CDS encoding superoxide dismutase family protein: MRKKIFVWNGMLAAILLIVTQACAPKSGQQNNAGMEKMATPEVTKAVCVLKPTEGNDVTGTVTFTKVDGGIEVVADVKGLTPGKHGFHVHEYGDISSPDGKSAGGHFNPENVNHGGPDAAVRHVGDLGNIEVGADSTGHYQRVDKMVKLNGPHSVIGRAIIVHSGEDDLTSQPTGAAGPRVAEGVIGIARP
- a CDS encoding ATP-dependent 6-phosphofructokinase; the encoded protein is MSKKGKKIGILTAGGDCPGLNAAIRGVAKTAIMTYGMDVYGFTAGYSGLINREYFKLDEPKVSGIITLGGTILGTSREKPYKLEKGEEFNDKPDLIRQTYEELGLDCVVCIGGNGTMKTASMMAKEGLNVVGIPKTIDNDVFGTDITFGFDSAVGIATEAIDRLHSTANSHQRAMVIEVMGHHAGWIALYAGMAGGGDIILIPEIEYHIGKVCKTIEERFAKGKPYSIVVVAEGIDKPKKISAARYVVENIQTYTGIEARETRLGYIQRGGTPSPMDRILATQYGAFATELIAEGAYNNMVAMRRNELTAAPLDEVGGKLRLVDPGDALITKARNLGVSFGDE
- a CDS encoding sulfite exporter TauE/SafE family protein, producing the protein MELSQVLLLVLVGLAAGIVSGALGVGGGIVLIPALVYLFGMDQHTAQGTSLAILLPPTGILAAMAYQKQGFINWKYAIIITLIFVLGAWIGAQFSISVPEKLMKRTFALFLLVVGAKMFFGK
- a CDS encoding AhpC/TSA family protein, which produces MKKFLFLLLALFGLAACSSSPDGFVIKGNIQGQDSGEVALLKYDGTKWDVEDTTKLDDGNFVLKGKTDLPELRVIRLGQKKLVSQFFAENGKINVRAYADSLDKTVVTGPKSNDVFSQFTDEMKRLSSEAKNIQQRYAKARMSGDEDGVKKAQIDIEAMVDNQKVYARNFIREHNKSTVAPFVALWQFGQQASSQDLDTLIAYFDPSIKESIYIKELQKLADQRRGTGIGAVAPDFTMNDPDGQPFTLSSLRGKYVLLDFWASWCGPCRQENPNVVRVYNKYKDKGFTVLGVSLDRDHDAWVKAIKDDHLAWHHVSDLQFWNNKVAKEYGVTSIPHSLLLDKDGKVIAKNLRGQALNDKLKEILGE
- a CDS encoding DUF1573 domain-containing protein; amino-acid sequence: MKRTVSVLILFLFAAGLNLAVAQNRATIKFDDLEHNFGTFNEEQGNVSYDFKFKNTGNAPLIVSYVRSSCGCTTPEWTRKPVAPADEGHIRVTYNPKNRPGNFTKTISISSNATNPMVVLKIRGKVVPRVKTPEEIYPREVGLIRMRTNHLAFVKIKDDEVRTDSLAFVNLGDKPVTIGVRQAPSYLKVDIVPKTVQPGKKGHFVVTYDASKRKEYGFVIDRVYLTENGESNYNYSIGVSATIVEDFSKLTPQQLANSPKVGFNERVFNFGEIAEGQKVNHVFQIKNTGKSDLVIRRIRASCGCTAVTPATTVIKPGQSTDLKVVFNSHGKRGRQNKSITVITNDPDQPTTILRITGNVKS
- the meaB gene encoding methylmalonyl Co-A mutase-associated GTPase MeaB; the protein is MDNHHNDHPENGPNYRGLNVNKGIEQPDSVNEDSVKRFLTRRKRKLLQADEYVKGILDGNITLLSQAVTLIESSNPEHQQLAQDIIIKCLPFAGKSIRLGITGVPGAGKSTFIEALGKQITGNGGKLAVLAIDPSSERSKGSILGDKTRMESLSGDPNAYIRPSPAAGSLGGVARKTRETIVLCEAAGFDTIFIETVGVGQSETAVHSMVDFFLLIQIAGAGDELQGIKRGIIEMSDAIAINKADGTNVEKANMAASQFRNALHLYPPTGSGWIPKVLTCSSLVGAGITEIWDTVNDYADRTRKNGFFNYRRREQAKYWMYESVNETLRNDFYNNPKIKERLNGMEKAVLNDEISSFVAARRLLDIYFKTFESKDKKPG